The Cervus elaphus chromosome 12, mCerEla1.1, whole genome shotgun sequence DNA window TACTAATGTCCAGGGAAACACTTTCCTGcaatatttctttaagaattttcaagttAAACTGTTGCTTAGAAATTCAacctaatttttttctgaagtattATGAACTTAATCTCTAACCAAATCATCTTTTAATGTGGCCAAATGTAAATAGAATAAACTGTTTGATataaagacaaagaaattgtCTTTTGAGCTTAAACAATATAATGAAATAGGCTGTAAGTACATAAAATTTATACTTAGGTGGCTTGTAATTTATAACCCAACAGtactttcttaaattaaaaaaaaaaaaaaagactcttaaaAGAGTGTCTGGTCATCTAAATTACCTGTACatatctgaaaacaaacaaaaaaactcaaccCTGCCTCACACCCCTAACTACACACTCTTCCTGTCTTAGTAAACTCAGCTGATAGTCTAGAACAACGGACTCGAAACCCTGTAAGTCTCTCTCCTAGTTTTCTACAAAGCAAGCACAATAAATCATAGGCTACATTTATTTCTGGTCCAAAGAAACGTTTTTCTtgctcattgattttttttacaaaaacgttttcttttctaggcttttgcttggtttttctttctttcctttttttaaaaaaatattaattgatgATGGCAGGTTTTTCAGCTATTAGCCATCATTAGTCATATCTTTCTCCACAGAAGGCAACAATAAATCCTTAGGTTTCCTAACAGTATGACCCTTCTGCTGCTCTTTACATTAGAAAATTAACTGAGGTAAAtttatttaaagtgattttttaatcTTGTCAATTAAGCAAATATACAAGTAAACAAACTGTCTCACTGAAAATTCTTGACTTAGGTAGACCAATTCATAATTTCATTTTGGATTAAGGCAGGTAGAAACTGTAACACTGTGAAATCGTTTTAAAATCTCTATAGCTTTCTACTGAGAAAcagtatgtgtatacacacacaaagataatgaggaaaaaaagCGGTAAATACTTACAAAATCTCGTGAGTAATAGAAACAGTGTAATCAATGACTTCAAAAATTTTACAAACTTTTGTATACTTCAAGTCAAAATAATACGTTGAGTATTAACTGAATTCTGAAAAATTCTCTCCGTTCTCTTCTTTATTCACTGCTTTAAGGTAATTTATCTTAACTGAAATATTAAATCTTACCTTACTAAATTCGTCATTGctagaatttctggatcattttTGTAAGGTTTGGCctggttaggaaaaaaaaacaggattaactatgtatatgtacaaagaaagaataacatttattttcacaAGAGACTGCTGACAGAAATGAACAATCAGAGCACAAACATACCTCCTGTGAGTCAAATGGATTTATTCCCGATTTCATTAGCATATTTGCTAAGACTAAATATTTTAAGCAAGTGGTTCGTCGTGGACTTCCCGATTCATCATAATTCTTAAAGGCTTCAAAAAAATCAGTGTGTGCCTTTTCAAATTCACCTTCTCTCAAGTGCATTTTACCACCACATTCTGTAAAGAATAAAACAGGAGAAAAGAGGACATTTTCAGTTCTGTAATAATAAGACTGACCACttcataaaaatcaaatgaaaactaTTTCAGTAGCTTCTAGTCTTTTAATTCTATAACCTGAAGAGTACTAGCTCCTGAAGTGGACAAAGGGCACATACTGAATTCTAAAAACCAAGCTCTTCATTAAACATCAGCCAAACAAGCATTTGCAAATCTTTATTCTCAGTTGAAACAGAAAGtaattttatcaaaattacaatgaggtggacttccctggtgctacaagtgggtaggaatctgcctgccaatgcaagggacaccggtatgatccctggtctgggaagattccacacgctgcagagaaactaagcccatgctaccacaactactgagcccgagttctagagcctgcaagctccAACTACAGAGCCCACGTGCTGAAACTActtaagcccgtgtgcctagagcctgtgctctgcaacaagagaagcccatgcaccacaatgaagagtagccccccacttgctgcagctagagaaagcacatgcacagcaacaaagacttagAGAAaccaaaaatcataaataaagataaataagaataataagaaattcttgaaacaaaactacaatgaagtatcaaactcatactggtcagaatgccATCGTTAAGAAGTCTATAAATAacaaggtgtggagaaaagagaaccctcctacactattttAGTTGTAAAAATAATGTAAGTTATTTCAATGTAATGTAAGTTGTTAGAATGAATTTaagttggtacagtcactatggagaatagtatggaggttcctcagaaaactgaaaatagaattactatatatgatccagcaataccactcctgggcatgtatctgggcaaaactataatcaaaaagacacaTGATCCCTATGTttacagcagcactattcacaagagccaaggcATGGAAACCACCTAAATATACactgacagatgactggataaagacgatgtgatacacatatacaatggaatactagccataaaaaaagaacaaaacaatgccacttgctgcaacatggatgcaactagagtttatcatactaagtaaattaagccagaaaaagaaagacaaataccatatgatatcacttatataaaataaagtcacaaatgaacctatctacaaaacagactcactgatgtagagaacaaacacgtggttgccaaggaggagtaGGGAGgagggagtctgggattaacagatgcatacTATTACAAacagaatagataaacaacaaggtcctaatgtacagcacagggaactatatataatatcctgtgataaactgtaatggaaaagactataaaaaatatgtatatatatgtataactgagtcactttgctatgcagtagaaattaacacattgtaaatcaacaatattttagtaaaaaaatcactaaaacagAAGGTAATTTTATATACAATTCTCAAGAGTAGAACTTCTGATGGTGaattttctattaataatttactgatataaatttcaaaaagacaaaaattcatCCTAATTCCTTACTAAGACTAGATCATTTCACTTGACTTTACTACTCTGCCATTTATTTTCACTAAAACAGAAACAACCTTCAGAGTTAATCAGTCATAATCCAAGGATATCTTGGTATCTTCCCATAACACTGCCCAACCTTTGCAAACCAAACTTGCCTCTGATAACTCCCATGATCAATGGATGAGGGATGGCAGACTTGATGTGAAGTGACTGTTCATAGAGTGCTTtaagttttttgttatttttctgtgcCGTGTACATTTGAATTTCCAAAGCATATATTTCTAATAACTGTGTGCCTTTTTTCAGGTCATCTTCTCCATCATCAGTCTGGggaaacaaataatgaaaatctAGTGAAGACAGAATTCAGAGTCAACAGAGTGATTTTTGAGTTAGCCTGAGAACCTTACATTTATGATACTAATTCTGTGGGAACATGAATTACAAATTTCAGTTGACACCTAGGTTACTAAGAATATGACCTTCAATGGCCAAAAAGGAACCCACATGGCCTTTGTACTTCACAGTTATTCGataaggttttttcttttaatgtacaaAAGTTGCAATGTTTTGTTTTATCCAGGAGATTATTTATAGTCTTCCCCAAATCTTCACAAGCACTTTAGATCCACTGATTCAATTAACAGCACTTTGTGCTTTCAATCAAGTGCCTTCCTAGTGCCAGGTGCTCGGTCTACCTTGGGGAAATAGAGAGTTAAATAAGCCAATGTCCTGGTCTCAAAAAGTTCACAATATAGAAGACTGATATGCCAACAGATAAGTTAtaatttaaatgataataattCTAGCTGAACCATCAGCAAAGTCCCAAGGATGGAAGAGAAGATTAATTCTCTTGGGGGATGTCAAAGGAATAACAAAGGTGGTAACATTTGAGTTTGTCTTTGAAAGATGATCAATAGCCCACGAACACAAGCCGTGAAAAACAGAATATGGTTGACAGTCAGATAATCATAAATATCAAGCACTGACATACACAACgccaaaatttattatttattgggtCTTCTAACTTAAAACTTTCCTTTAGTTATCCACTAACAAAACACAACCAGACTAATAAACATGATATGTCAGACAATCTGTAGGTTCAGATTATCATGCATCTCTCCTATGCTTTAATGCAATTTACAATCCAGACAGCATTTCCCTTATGCTACAAAATAAACCAAGCAAAACCTTCTCTAGAGGGTTTTTTCATATTCCTTACGTATATACTGAAAgattttctttcacttagaaatgCCTTCTCTATGATTTTCATTTCACATGGAACTGAATACACAGCTGTTCATGCATCAGACTAAGCCTTCCTTAAGAACATGTAGATAAAAAACAATCCATAAATGACTGATTTGTCTTATAAACTGAAACTATTatgaaacataaaacattttcatgtttataaaaaccaaaaaaggtaacattattaaatgaaaatatgtgaagaTGATTTAGAACACTTTTCTGATCAATGTTTTCCTcattcacagaaataaaacatataattaaTAGTACACAGTATGAAAATGATAATGTTCAAAAGATTTTGTATTGGATTTCGATCTGtgtatgtgcatttttaaagCTAGTTGATAAAGTTTAcatgtttttatacttttttgtttgtttttatacttttaaatcattaaaatcaACCTGCAACAtggtcttgaaaaaaaaaaatacatagcatTGAAAGAGcataagaatatttaaaacagcatttctatttaatatttgaaCTAATATCAAGTAACTTATTAATCAAGACAAAAAACGAAATACAAAATTACAGCTCACACTTTAAAGTTATAGAGGTGTACTATGGCTTCACAAGtttataaattaaatgaaaaactcAGTAACTCTATCTCCCTAGTCACAATTCAGGTGCTTGATGAGGTGTAGCTGATGCAACCATATTGGAAAGCACAGGTACAGAATGCTTCTAACATCACATGAAGTTCTACAGGACAGTGTTGTTACAGTTCTACAGAGGACTCATACACAAAAACTAGagtataaaatatctttaaaatgtatgtCTACAACATCCTTTCTGATTTTCATAGGGTGTATAACTAAATATGAAATGCTTATTATTCTTAATATTAATGACTGGTCTGTTTATTGATACCTAAGCCTCATTCTTCAAAAATAAGGACTGAAATTATAATTAACAGAGGAAGTAATGTAATAGTCAGAAAAAATTAGCTTTCTGGTaacttattttccaaattttatttttgcgATGATGCTTTAAAATATCCCTAAGCAATGTTtccaatataattttttcttatgaagaaatagtatgaaaaaaaataaagaaaagctacCTGGCAGGACTGATGTAACTGGCGtaaaattttttgaagttttcCATATTCCTCTCGTTCTAAATATAATTTCCccagctgtaaaaaaaaatacttattaaaattaaGATTTCAACAGGAGAAGGTACATCTTCAGAGTTTATCAAGGATGCCCGCCcactcttcaaaagaaaaaaaagcaattattaCTGTTACCTTTGTGTTTGTCTTAAACCACAGTCTGTCATTCTTAGCATCTTTCAAAGCTTCCAGTGTTGTTTCATAGAATTCCTGCAGTAAATCCATCTGACATAAAAAATCAGAATTCTATAATTGTAAACAGCAAATTTGTACCTGTTAATAAAGTTAATTTGAGCAAACCAAAAGTGCATCTTTGAACTTTAATACACATAAGATACACTAGCTGTATCTTACTGAATGTCTGTGACAGTCCACAAAATTAACAAAACCTTAGCAAAAGTACAGACCAAATTTACAAAAAGTGCGAACATGtgtttttatgcatttaaaataaaacccaGAAAATGCGTAATGCTCTTATAGTACAGGTTTGTCCTTTCAAATCTAATAACTCATTCTATGttagcaaaggaaatggcaaacacaagaactgtgtgtgtgctcagttgctccgtAGTGTCCAAGTCTTTGACACCCCACGTTTATTATGAATGGTATGTATCTTACACACTCAACTCTTATTTGGGAACTACTATGTGGCAAACACTAAGTAAGCTGCTAAAGAAACTAAGAATACGCCTCTTTCCTCAAAAATTCTTCTGTAAATGTGACTAATCCATTAACTGGACTACAAATTTTTGTTACTGATAAATTGTTGGGAGTTGAGGGGAGGGAAAAGTTAAGCACAATTTTAGCTTTGTCTAACACCATCAGTTCACAGTCTgaatatgacttttttttaatggaaattgcCATTTGTTTTGCATTATGATAAGCTCCTCTGTTCCCTCCTCCTACTGTTGGCTCTACCTTTGTATGAATACctgattctttaaatatttaacaggATCAGGGGGTAAGAGGGCCATGGCAGCAGGCAAGCTTGATACTTTCAGAAAAGGCTGCCTATTTATTCATGACTGTCGATTGCACAGTGAGTAAGTGCTGCCCAACCAATATCTATACTTACTTTCATAAGACAAAAAGTTTACATATAAAGTATGAAGCAACACACAATCTTGCTGAAAATTACTTAGTTCTGCCCCCCCACTGTCtgacataatatttaaaaataacgtACAAAAAATATTATGATGTGACATGTTTGTAAAACCCAGGAAACATTTTTCCACTTGAGATAAGCCCCAATAtactgggaagccctgaattagTGCCATGAAGTGTTAATGTTCTAAACATAATTTTATCTTCCTCTATTTCCAttacatatattttagatataaaaataataaacttcaagaaataatgacatttagtagaaaagacagaatgaaagactggttctaaaaaaaaaaaaaatggttctgaGGTGAACATATTTTGAGTATGAAAAGTATCAAATGTTCTGAGAAATGCTAAGTGATACAGAAAATACTTCTTGTGCTCAAATATCATGGCATAGTAAAGCTGAAACTTACGACTATGTTGCTTAGAAGAATATGAACAAATAatccaaatgaaattattttagcaATAAACTAAAATCATCATTGCTTTTCTTAATaatcaaaaactaaaatcatgaaaGCACTATCATTCCTCATGCCCACTGTAGTATTATCATTAGCCCTTTCTTTCATCATCCATCTATCCTTTGTAGAAGCATTTACTGACTACCTAATGAGTAATGCCAACTACTAATTGTAATGAATACAGATTCTCCTCCCAAGGATCTCTCTCTAAGCAAATCTACACAAAGAACCTATGACTCACTGTTAGGTTATTAACAGTTCAGGAAGGCTAGCTGAAGTGCTGATGATGTTGATTAGAAACTGCATGGGAGTCTAATATGAGCCTGCAAAACCTGTGTGCAGATAATGTTAGTGTCTGAAGatattatttgaaaagataaagctTGGGTTATTCCCTTTCAATGCTATATACTTTCCTGTAACCAAGAAAATagcatacattattttaaaagcatactAAAATTAAAACTAGCATAACAGCTTAAATAGAACTTCTaggtcttaaaaacaaaaaacaaagctctTAAGTATAAACATACTGATAAATACCAAGAGGGAAAAACAGACTCTAACCTGCTTAGAAGTAGAGATATAATCAAGAATAGAATTAATGGATTTTTCAGAATAATTTCTTGTGACAGCACTCCGAATATAGGTCAATAGTTGTTTATATCTGTTCATCATTTCTGGAAAGTTTGTCTGTGAGGGAAGAAAAATGCATTACTAGGTACATATTTACTTACTGAGATATGTACATATGATTAAGATTATAGAAATACCCATTACTacctaattaaaaaacaatagttTTTCAATAATAGAGGAACTATATATGACAGAAACACTATAAACATTTTAGCTTAAATTTGAAATTACTATtcagtaaatgaattaaatttatgATATTAGCCTTTGAAAAAGTACAATTTATAGATTTTCCAAATTTCGGATATTGTTCCTCACTGCAcaataaacacatttatttaaatcATAAAAACTACTAAAATATTCATAGACCAAAAAAATAAGTAAGACCAACTTCAaatattcttccctgaaaatttATTCCTTCATTAGGAAGCTCTCTAACATAGCTATGCATTTCTTCTCTCCCCATTATTGGTAAGCTCTTATAGtaaaatgtgaaaggaaaaaaattccttcCACCCCAGGTACTCATCCCACTCTCAAGAAAAGTCCTCCCCACTTCTAAAAGGGGGGAAAATCCTCCCACCTAAGGCCCCATTAAATAATGGATGTAGCTACTGCTGCTATTCTTTGCAGGATTATTTGCATAACTGTAGTTATTCCAGGAAACATGAAAGACCCGAGGAAATGAAGGACTATTAGTAAAATTCCCAGCATTGAATATTTTGGCAGAGGGTCTATCATTCCTCAGAGCATACAAGCTAATTTATAGAAAACCCTGTATACtatgcagaatttttaaaagattttgttgatgtggaccattttaaagtctttattgaatttgttacaatattgcttctgttttttttggggggggctgcaaggcatgggggatcttagttcccccactgaactcgcagcccctgcattggaagtagaagtcttaaccactggaccaccagggaagacccccatgtagaatttttaaaacttagtatTATTATAGTCACAAATGAAAATTAGACTAAATATGGAAACATATCAACAGAATTATTTCAGGAAAGCTGATATAACATTTTGTTGCCATGAGGTTTTTAAGTATAGAATTTCATTATCAGTTTAATTCCTCTCAAAACAAATCTTACCAACTTGAAGTTAATCTTAATCATTTGTTTCAGTGCTTTAAATccccattctcctttttcaccttcaagttccaaaacctaaaaaaaagaatttagtaTAATTTAATATTGTTATTTTCTAGTAACACC harbors:
- the COPS2 gene encoding COP9 signalosome complex subunit 2 isoform X2, with translation MSDMEDDFMCDDEEDYDLEYSEDSNSEPNVDLENQYYNSKALKEDDPKAALSSFQKVLELEGEKGEWGFKALKQMIKINFKLTNFPEMMNRYKQLLTYIRSAVTRNYSEKSINSILDYISTSKQMDLLQEFYETTLEALKDAKNDRLWFKTNTKLGKLYLEREEYGKLQKILRQLHQSCQTDDGEDDLKKGTQLLEIYALEIQMYTAQKNNKKLKALYEQSLHIKSAIPHPLIMGVIRECGGKMHLREGEFEKAHTDFFEAFKNYDESGSPRRTTCLKYLVLANMLMKSGINPFDSQEAKPYKNDPEILAMTNLVSAYQNNDITEFEKILKTNHSNIMDDPFIREHIEELLRNIRTQVLIKLIKPYTRIHIPFISKELNIDVADVESLLVQCILDNTIHGRIDQVNQLLELDHQKRGGARYTALDKWTNQLNSLNQAVVSKLA
- the COPS2 gene encoding COP9 signalosome complex subunit 2 isoform X1; protein product: MSDMEDDFMCDDEEDYDLEYSEDSNSEPNVDLENQYYNSKALKEDDPKAALSSFQKVLELEGEKGEWGFKALKQMIKINFKLTNFPEMMNRYKQLLTYIRSAVTRNYSEKSINSILDYISTSKQNSDFLCQMDLLQEFYETTLEALKDAKNDRLWFKTNTKLGKLYLEREEYGKLQKILRQLHQSCQTDDGEDDLKKGTQLLEIYALEIQMYTAQKNNKKLKALYEQSLHIKSAIPHPLIMGVIRECGGKMHLREGEFEKAHTDFFEAFKNYDESGSPRRTTCLKYLVLANMLMKSGINPFDSQEAKPYKNDPEILAMTNLVSAYQNNDITEFEKILKTNHSNIMDDPFIREHIEELLRNIRTQVLIKLIKPYTRIHIPFISKELNIDVADVESLLVQCILDNTIHGRIDQVNQLLELDHQKRGGARYTALDKWTNQLNSLNQAVVSKLA